A section of the Geoalkalibacter ferrihydriticus DSM 17813 genome encodes:
- a CDS encoding holo-ACP synthase: MPIIGVGTDLAQIGRFRGLLEQEKVAVIARIFTAGEREYALAKKDPAPHLAARFAAKEAFLKALGLGLRRGMTWQDIEVVRDDLGKPSLCLSGRAAELCRERDVRGVHLSYSHDGDYAQAVVILEAS; this comes from the coding sequence GTGCCAATCATCGGAGTCGGAACCGACCTGGCGCAGATCGGTCGCTTTCGCGGCTTGCTGGAGCAGGAGAAAGTAGCGGTTATCGCCAGAATCTTCACTGCCGGCGAACGGGAATACGCACTTGCTAAAAAAGACCCGGCGCCGCATCTTGCGGCGCGCTTCGCCGCCAAGGAGGCATTTCTCAAGGCCTTGGGCCTGGGGCTGCGAAGGGGCATGACCTGGCAGGATATAGAGGTGGTGCGCGATGATCTCGGCAAGCCCTCGCTGTGTTTGTCGGGTCGGGCCGCCGAGTTGTGCCGTGAGCGCGACGTACGAGGTGTTCATCTGTCCTATAGCCACGACGGTGACTACGCCCAGGCCGTGGTGATATTGGAGGCGTCATGA
- a CDS encoding pyridoxine 5'-phosphate synthase produces the protein MVPRLGVNVDHVATVRQARGTVEPDPVTAAALAELAGAGGITVHLREDRRHIQDRDVDVLRQTVRTRLNLEMAATEEMVAIALRTRPDCVTLVPERRAELTTEGGLDVVGQRGLLENPVRRLREAGIFVSLFVDPDLAQVETAQELGADAIEIHTGTYCDAKNTQTRQSELVKIEQAVRLGQQLGLIVHAGHGLNYQNVRPVVALGGIEEFNIGHSIISRAVLVGMDQAVREMLALIEGR, from the coding sequence ATGGTGCCACGTCTGGGAGTCAACGTCGATCATGTGGCTACCGTGCGCCAGGCGCGCGGTACGGTCGAGCCCGATCCCGTGACCGCTGCGGCTTTGGCGGAGCTTGCCGGGGCGGGCGGCATTACCGTGCATCTGCGCGAAGACCGCCGCCACATTCAGGATCGCGATGTGGACGTGCTGCGGCAGACCGTGCGTACGCGGCTCAATCTGGAAATGGCCGCAACCGAAGAGATGGTCGCCATCGCGCTACGCACGCGTCCTGACTGTGTCACCCTGGTGCCGGAAAGGCGCGCGGAACTCACCACCGAAGGTGGCCTTGATGTGGTCGGGCAGCGAGGGCTGCTGGAAAATCCGGTGCGGCGGTTGCGCGAGGCCGGTATTTTTGTCAGTCTGTTTGTCGACCCCGACCTTGCCCAGGTCGAGACGGCTCAGGAATTGGGAGCCGATGCCATCGAGATTCATACCGGCACTTACTGTGATGCGAAAAATACGCAAACGCGGCAGAGTGAGCTGGTGAAGATTGAGCAGGCAGTTCGCCTCGGGCAGCAATTGGGGCTGATCGTACATGCCGGCCACGGACTCAACTATCAGAATGTTCGCCCGGTGGTGGCGCTTGGTGGCATCGAGGAATTCAATATCGGCCACAGCATCATTTCTCGGGCGGTTCTGGTCGGGATGGATCAGGCGGTGCGTGAGATGCTGGCATTGATCGAGGGGCGCTGA
- the glmM gene encoding phosphoglucosamine mutase: MKKKLFGTDGVRGVANIPPITTETAMQLGRAAAYIFRDGNRRHRIVIGKDTRLSGYMLENALAAGVCSMGVDVLLVGPLPTPGIAFITASMRADAGVVISASHNPYQDNGIKFFSGNGFKLPDELELKMEDLIYSGKIDSLRPVASEVGKAFRIDDAVGRYIVFLKNSFPRDLDLKGLKIVLDCANGAAYKVAPAVLEELGAEVIPLGVTPNGTNINAGCGSLHPEVISEAVKTHRAHLGMALDGDADRVIFTDEFGKEVDGDHIMAICATTMLQEKRLAHNTLVATVMSNLGLDIAVKKAGGKVVKTDVGDRYVVEEMRKGGYTLGGEQSGHLIFLNHNTTGDGMVSALQVLAIMQRSGKPLSELAEVMVSLPQVLVNVRVAERREIEDIPEVRKAIDHARKALGETGRVLIRYSGTEPLLRIMLEGQDKYQITELAHQIAEEIDRHLGEKKVK, from the coding sequence ATGAAAAAAAAGCTATTCGGGACCGACGGGGTACGTGGCGTTGCCAACATCCCACCCATAACCACTGAAACCGCAATGCAACTCGGGCGCGCCGCCGCCTATATTTTTCGTGACGGCAACCGTCGCCACCGCATCGTCATCGGCAAGGACACCCGGCTTTCCGGCTACATGCTGGAAAATGCCCTGGCCGCCGGCGTCTGCTCCATGGGGGTCGATGTTCTGCTGGTCGGCCCCCTGCCGACGCCGGGGATCGCTTTCATCACCGCCTCCATGCGGGCCGACGCCGGGGTGGTCATTTCTGCTTCGCACAACCCCTACCAGGACAACGGCATCAAATTCTTCTCCGGCAATGGCTTCAAGCTCCCCGATGAGCTGGAGCTCAAGATGGAGGATCTGATCTACAGTGGCAAGATCGATTCCCTGCGCCCGGTTGCTTCCGAGGTGGGCAAGGCGTTCCGTATCGATGATGCCGTGGGCCGCTACATCGTTTTCCTGAAAAATTCTTTCCCGCGCGATCTGGACCTCAAGGGGCTCAAAATCGTTCTCGATTGCGCCAACGGTGCGGCCTACAAGGTTGCGCCCGCTGTTCTGGAAGAGCTCGGCGCCGAGGTGATTCCCCTCGGTGTGACGCCCAACGGCACCAACATCAACGCCGGGTGTGGATCTCTCCATCCAGAGGTCATTTCCGAAGCGGTCAAAACGCATCGCGCCCATCTGGGCATGGCTCTCGACGGTGACGCCGATCGGGTCATTTTTACCGATGAGTTCGGCAAAGAGGTCGACGGCGATCACATCATGGCGATCTGTGCGACCACCATGCTTCAGGAAAAGCGCCTCGCTCACAACACCCTGGTGGCGACGGTGATGAGCAACCTGGGTTTGGACATCGCGGTCAAAAAGGCCGGGGGTAAAGTGGTCAAGACCGATGTGGGCGACCGCTATGTGGTCGAGGAAATGCGCAAGGGCGGCTACACTTTGGGCGGGGAGCAGTCGGGACATCTGATTTTTCTCAACCACAACACCACCGGCGATGGGATGGTTTCGGCCCTGCAGGTTCTGGCGATCATGCAGCGCTCGGGCAAGCCCCTCTCCGAACTGGCCGAGGTTATGGTTTCGTTGCCTCAGGTGCTGGTCAACGTTCGGGTTGCCGAACGCAGGGAGATCGAAGACATCCCCGAGGTGCGCAAGGCCATCGATCACGCGCGGAAAGCACTTGGTGAAACCGGGCGGGTGCTGATCCGTTACTCGGGTACCGAACCGTTGCTGCGTATCATGCTCGAAGGCCAGGACAAGTACCAGATTACGGAATTGGCGCACCAGATTGCCGAAGAAATCGATCGCCACCTGGGCGAGAAAAAGGTGAAATGA
- a CDS encoding YbbR-like domain-containing protein has product MFKKLTENWSLKLLSLVFALILWFFVIGERQVEIGFTVPIEYINVPQGMMIANEVPNLVDIRLTGPRTLLVNLSSGDISFSVDLADLKPGLTSFKRLEERLDIPGGLKVTRISPSFVDVRLERVRSKTVPVQVVFSGELAEGYQLDGFRVSPERVEIEGAESEIRDVTEVSTQPVELGGARESFTLMVPLRYQGRYSRLKEEQTVELQVRILPPPPAEIEYMEKGENSQ; this is encoded by the coding sequence ATGTTTAAGAAGTTGACGGAAAACTGGAGTCTCAAGCTTCTCTCGCTGGTGTTCGCGCTGATTCTGTGGTTTTTTGTCATCGGCGAGCGTCAGGTGGAAATCGGTTTTACCGTGCCGATTGAATATATCAACGTGCCCCAGGGGATGATGATCGCCAATGAGGTGCCCAATCTGGTGGATATCAGGTTGACCGGCCCGCGGACGCTGCTGGTAAATCTGAGTTCCGGCGATATCAGCTTTTCCGTCGATCTTGCCGACCTCAAACCCGGCTTGACATCCTTTAAGCGGCTGGAAGAGCGCCTCGATATCCCCGGCGGCCTTAAGGTGACACGCATCTCGCCATCCTTTGTCGATGTGCGCCTCGAACGGGTGCGCAGCAAAACCGTACCCGTGCAGGTGGTCTTTTCCGGCGAACTCGCGGAAGGTTATCAGCTCGACGGTTTCAGGGTTTCACCCGAGCGCGTGGAAATCGAAGGAGCTGAAAGCGAAATTCGGGATGTGACCGAGGTGTCGACTCAGCCCGTGGAACTCGGTGGCGCGCGCGAAAGTTTTACCCTGATGGTTCCCCTCAGGTATCAGGGACGCTATTCGCGTCTCAAGGAAGAGCAAACGGTGGAGCTTCAGGTAAGGATCCTGCCGCCGCCTCCGGCGGAGATAGAATACATGGAGAAAGGTGAAAATTCCCAGTGA
- the cdaA gene encoding diadenylate cyclase CdaA, with protein sequence MDGIFDVLKSIRWLDLLDVALVTFIIYRIILLIKGTRAVQMLLGLAVILLVYVASQVGDLRTLHWLLDNFLSSIILVIIVIFQNDIRRALMHVGRNPFFAGLSYREETEVIDELVKACMVMANRRIGALIVIERETGLKDFLEVGTEIDARVSSDLLTSIFLPYSPIHDGAVVIQQGRLKQAGCFLPLTQNPDISKNLGTRHRAAIGLTELVDAVAIVVSEETGKISIVVGGRLTRDLDSASLKRVLKRLLEMRTLGRK encoded by the coding sequence ATGGATGGAATCTTCGATGTTCTGAAAAGTATCCGGTGGCTCGACCTTCTGGATGTCGCGCTTGTCACCTTTATCATTTACCGGATCATTCTACTGATCAAGGGCACCCGCGCCGTTCAGATGTTGCTCGGTTTGGCGGTTATTCTCCTCGTCTATGTCGCCTCTCAGGTCGGTGATCTGCGCACCTTGCACTGGCTGCTGGACAATTTTCTTTCCTCAATCATCCTTGTCATCATTGTCATTTTTCAGAACGATATTCGCAGGGCGCTCATGCATGTCGGCCGCAATCCTTTTTTTGCCGGCCTGTCCTATCGCGAAGAAACCGAGGTCATCGACGAACTGGTCAAGGCCTGCATGGTCATGGCCAATCGGCGTATCGGCGCTCTCATCGTGATTGAGCGCGAAACCGGTCTAAAGGATTTTCTTGAAGTCGGTACCGAGATCGACGCGCGCGTATCGAGCGATTTGCTGACCTCGATTTTCTTGCCTTATTCGCCGATTCATGATGGCGCCGTGGTCATTCAGCAGGGACGTCTCAAGCAGGCGGGCTGCTTTTTGCCGCTGACACAAAATCCCGACATCAGCAAGAACCTCGGTACGCGGCACCGGGCTGCCATTGGACTGACGGAATTGGTGGATGCCGTGGCCATCGTCGTGTCCGAAGAAACCGGCAAGATTTCTATCGTGGTCGGCGGGCGCCTTACCCGCGATCTTGATTCCGCCTCCCTCAAGCGGGTTCTCAAGCGCCTGCTTGAGATGCGCACCCTTGGCAGGAAGTGA
- the folP gene encoding dihydropteroate synthase has protein sequence MVGSLVGRSCRLDLRRPCIMGILNVTPDSFSDGGRFVNARAALDRARLMVDEGADLLDIGGESTRPGALAVTAEEELARVVPVIELLSCELSVPLSIDTTKSRVARAAIAAGAHFINDISGLHFDPEMAGVAAETGAGLFLMHTSHRPDQMQAHVRYQDLIGEICRYLERAISMAQAAGVSQECIAVDPGIGFGKSTAGNLEILRRLPEFHQLGRPLLLGTSRKSFLGALLDQPDPRKRLYPTLATVALGVAAGASIFRVHDVGPAREAALTAFAVHSYSPPD, from the coding sequence GTGGTAGGTAGTCTGGTCGGACGTTCCTGCCGGCTCGATCTGCGGCGTCCCTGCATCATGGGGATTCTCAACGTAACGCCTGATTCCTTTTCCGACGGGGGCCGCTTCGTCAACGCGCGTGCCGCTCTGGACCGGGCGCGTTTGATGGTGGATGAAGGTGCGGATCTTCTCGATATCGGTGGCGAAAGCACACGTCCCGGCGCCCTTGCGGTTACTGCGGAGGAGGAACTGGCGCGGGTTGTTCCTGTCATTGAACTTCTGAGCTGCGAACTGTCGGTTCCCCTCTCCATCGACACGACCAAAAGTCGTGTGGCCCGTGCCGCCATTGCTGCTGGAGCTCACTTCATCAACGATATCAGCGGCCTGCATTTTGATCCTGAAATGGCCGGAGTTGCAGCGGAAACCGGAGCGGGACTGTTTCTCATGCATACCAGCCACCGGCCGGATCAGATGCAAGCTCATGTCCGGTATCAGGATCTGATCGGCGAAATCTGCAGGTATCTAGAGCGGGCTATATCCATGGCCCAGGCTGCCGGGGTTTCCCAGGAATGCATCGCCGTTGACCCTGGCATCGGCTTCGGCAAAAGCACGGCGGGAAATCTGGAGATCCTGCGTCGTCTGCCGGAATTTCACCAGCTGGGACGACCCTTGTTGCTGGGCACTTCGCGCAAGAGCTTTCTCGGTGCCCTCCTTGATCAGCCCGATCCGCGCAAGCGTCTCTACCCAACGCTTGCGACCGTGGCTCTGGGGGTCGCTGCGGGGGCTTCGATCTTTCGAGTTCATGATGTCGGTCCGGCCCGTGAGGCCGCTCTGACCGCCTTTGCCGTACATTCCTATTCTCCTCCCGATTGA